The Planctellipticum variicoloris DNA window CCCAGACCTGCAGATAAGCAGGGTAGTTGTCCGCACGATCCCGCCGCTCTTCCCCGGCTGTCCCTTCTCGCCAAGGTTGCAGCGCCCTAGGCAGATCGCGGCGCAAGGCCCGCAGTGAGGCTGAAGGAGAGATCGATAAGATCGGCGCGTCGACATAACCATCTAAGCTGGGGTCATTCTGTTGTGCCAGTTGCAGGAAGGCAGCCTGTTTCATTTCGTCCAGTTCCCCATCCCCCGTGAACCCCCGCAGGAGATTCAGTCCGATTTGTGCGAGCGTCTCTTTGGGTAGTGCTGCGATCAGCATTCCGACCAGTCCACGACAGGAGATCGGATGAATCGTTCCCGCCAGCCAGGATTCCACTGCCGCATCAGACCCGAGTTGGTCAAATTCCAGGGCAGGATCCGCCGGCAATCTCCCCACCCCAATGCAGCCCAAAGCAGAGACGGCGAATTCGCGAAAGGCCAGTTCGCGCAGTGATGAACTGGGTTCCTGGAGAAAGTACCGTCGTGCCAGAGCCCAAGCCTGGAGATAATACGGATGACGCCGCGTCGATTCCCAGCGGTAGTGGGCAGACAAAGACCGGAACGGGCTCATTGGTTTTGGCAAAAGAGTAAAGGCACCACCCCAGCTTGGACCTTCCGGTTGGCTGTCGCTCATTCGTTCATCCGTTTCTGTGGTACTTTCGAAAGTCTTTCGCGGGACTCAATTTTGCCCGTATTAGAGCCTGATCTCAATCTGACTTTCTCACGATTACGTTGCCGGCGGAGATGTCCAGCACATCTGACGCGACTAAATCACCGGCCACGATTCTGAAACACTTCGATGGTCGTTCCTACAGCGCCGCCGGTCGCCGGTGGTTGTGTCGGCGGATGTAGGAGCGGACGTTTCGCATCAGTTGCGGCATCGTCGAGCATTTGTGGTTCCGTGTCACGTTGGCGTGTAAGTCCTCCCACGTTCGTTCGATCCGGTTGTGATCCGGACAGTACGGCGGCAGGAAGTGCAGGCGCAGCCTGCGCCCCAGCGGCGTCGCCAGACTCTCCCGCACCAGTCGGGTCGTATGGATCGCGTAGTTGTCCAGGACGACATGGATCTTCTTCGCCTGCGGATAGCGCTGCGTCAGCTCCCACAGCAGCAGTACGAACAACGCCGTGTCCTTCCGGTCGCCTTCGATCGCGATCAACTCCTTCGTCCGCGCATCCTGAGCCCCCGCCAGGTAACGCTTCTCGTTCTTCCCCGGCGTGAGAACCTGTTTCTGCTGCCCGCGGAGCATCCAGTCCTCGCCGATCTTCGGATTGAGATGGATGTCGATCTCGTCCTCCCAGACCGCCACTTCGCCCGTCGGCAGATGCGCCACCAGTTCCTCGATCTGCTCCAGACACTGCTGTTTTTCGGCCTCCGGCCACGGACACTCGACCGTTGGCTTCGGTCGTCCGCGCCGCGCCCCGATCAGCCGCAAGGCCCGGCTCATCGTCGACAGGCTGATCTTCACACTCGTCCGTCGACGGAGCGTTGTGATCAGCATCTCCCGCGTCCAGGTCGGCCGCTTCCAGCCGTCCTGCAGCGGATCGCCGGCCACGACCTCCCGCAACTGCGTCAGGTACTCCTCGGTCAGTTTCCGTGGCCCGTTGCCGCCCCGCCGGTCGAACAAACCGATCTCGCCGTCCTTCCCGTAACGCTGCTCGGTCCGATACACGGTGCTGCGACCGACCTTGAGCGAGCGGGCAATCCAGGTGGGAGAACGTCCTTCCAGTCGATGGATCACGATCAGATACCGCGTTCTCAGCCCGGCGTCCTTCAGAAACTTCAACTGCTCGGACAACCGCTGCTTGGCGCGCTCCGCCCGGGGTGAAAGAATGCCTTCCATGGGGAACTCCTTCCTTGGTTTGGAGTTGTGATACCTCCAAGGTAAGGGTTCCCCATCTCGTTTCCACTGCAATCCCTCCGCTCTGCCGCGCGCCTCACATTCGTGGCCGGTGATTTAGCAACGTGATGGCCGGTTCGGGACGGGGAGGAGCCACTCCCAACGCCTGCCGGATCGATCGTCGAGCGAATCCAGGCCATCTGGTCTCGGGGAAGTTCAATCGCAGCGCCTCCGTTGTCGTGGGTGAGTTGTCCGGGAGCGGTTTTGATCGATTCGCGGCTTTGTTCCGCGCATGGCCTTCATGAACTGGTCCATTCCCCACGCCAGGCCGACCCACGCAAGGAGCGCGGGCCAGCCCAGCAGAGGGAATCCCACCAAAGAGATCAGCAGCCAAAAGGCGACATAGCGATTGCTGCCCTCTTGCAGCCGGGCGAGCTTTCGGCGGCGAGAATTGTCGTGGACCAGTTCAGGCCACCCGCCGGATAGCACTCACGGACTGGCAGACCACAGGATCTTTGCGGGACAGATCGAACTCGTCCCAGTCGATGAACTGGGGCGGCAAGAGATTTGGTTCGGGATCAAAGTCGTCGTCCGTCAGATCGATGGACGAGAAGCCGAGGCGGCGGATCGTGGCGAGGTCCTCGCCGGTGGCGCTGGCCACGGCACAATCGAGATCGTGCTGGTATCGGTTTCGTCGGGGCATCGTTTTCACTCCTTGAAGAAGTCGGGGAAGGAAAACGACCGCCCCACGGTGAGGCGGTCGTGAGAAGACACAACCGCCCTGCATACGCAAGGCGCAGACTTAACGAATGACAGCTACCTTGACGGCAGCAGCCAGTGTTCCTGGAGCCAGGTCACCTCAGCGGTCAAGGCCGCAGAACGTGAAGGGAACGGTCCCAGCAGCGGGCCTTGAACTGGGGAGAGATCCGCCATCCATTGGCCATCGGGTGTCGGCTCGACATGCGAACCACGGCGAATTGACAACCGGCCGAGGCGGTTCAGATGGATGGCTTCGTCAAAGACACAGCGAACCGTTCCCGTCGCTTCGATCAACAGGTCCATGTCACCTCCTATCGTGGTTTACGAAGGATGTTGCGGCGGGGCCGGTCGACCATCAGGCCGTCCAGTGACGACTGCACGCTCGACAGTTGCGCGGCAACCCGCTGGCGCAGCGTGGTGTTGTCCCGCAGTTGCTGCGGTTCGACGCCGTTCATCAGCCGCTGCGCCCGCTGCACCAGGTCGTCGAGCTGATCGTTGGAGCGGACATTGAGCGTGCGGAACCGCTCGAAGAACTCGGTCAGATTGGTGACGACCGAATCCCGGAAGACTTTCGGCTTCCCGTCGGTATCGCCACTCAGTCGTTCTCCCAGATGCTCGACGAGCCGGGACAGCTCCTCGGTGAAGGCTTGCTCGGCCAGTTGCACCGCTTCGTCAAACCGGGCCTGCACGCGCTGGCATTCCAGCTCGTACAGGGCCGGATTCAGCTGACGGAGGTAGTCGGGCGGTTCGACCGACGGATACTCGTGCTCGATCCCGAACAGGCCGATCAGCGTGGCGGGGTAGTCGGACAGATCGAACAGCTCTCCCAAGCGTTGCCGGGCGGCGGATCGGAGGTCGGCGTAGTGCCGATCCAGCTCCGCGACCGCTTCGCCCAGTTCCTCCCGGAAACCGGCGAGCTGCCGGTCGAAGTCGCCGATCGTCCGCTGCGGAATCAGGCGGATGCTAGGTTCGGGATACGGGAGCGAAACGGCGCGCCAGTAGCTCTGGCAGCGACCCTTGATGGCGGTCACGGCCTTGAAGGCCGGATGCGACGTGTCGAGCAGCTTCTTGCCGGCCGACAGGAACTTGCCTTCGGCCCCGAACGAATCGGCAGCCTGGTTCTTCTGTTCGACGGTCAGGGATTTGCGGGTGCCGAGCCAGGTGAAGCTCAACCGGACTGCGGCCATTGTACTGCGGAGCCGGTCCGACGCAGCCGTGGTGGGTATCTGATCCATGAGAGTCGTCATTCCGGGGATCCGATTCTAGTTGAGAGGTTGAAGGAGTTCGTAAGGGTTCTCGCGAAACAACTGCGCGAGCGGGACGAGTTCGACCTCGCCGCCCGATGTGGGCTGGACGGCGCAGATCACGGAGACGGACTCGCCACTGCCGAGTGTCGCGAATGCCACGAGGGCCGCGTCCCCGGCACAAACGGCCCGCAGGAGCGTGTCGAAGTTGGCGCGATCGCCAGCCGACAGGGGCATGGTTAGGACTCCTGATGAGGTGGCGGGATCTGGGGTGACAGGGGCGCGAGCCCGTAGGCCTGGAGCAGATTGCTGATCTCGCCGAGAGTCTCGGAGTCACACTCTCGATCGGGATCCCAGTCACCCTCCTCATCCTGATAGACCAACAGCTGGAGCTGGGTGACCAGCCCCAGCAGCTCCGTGGCGGAAAGTTCATTGAGCTGTCGCGGAAAGAACGGGTTGCGCGGCACACACTGTCTCCTGAAAGAAACGAAAAACGCCGTTCGATCCCGGAATGACTGGACCGAACTGCGTTAGAAACGACTGCTTTGGTGAAGAACCGAG harbors:
- a CDS encoding IS630 family transposase translates to MEGILSPRAERAKQRLSEQLKFLKDAGLRTRYLIVIHRLEGRSPTWIARSLKVGRSTVYRTEQRYGKDGEIGLFDRRGGNGPRKLTEEYLTQLREVVAGDPLQDGWKRPTWTREMLITTLRRRTSVKISLSTMSRALRLIGARRGRPKPTVECPWPEAEKQQCLEQIEELVAHLPTGEVAVWEDEIDIHLNPKIGEDWMLRGQQKQVLTPGKNEKRYLAGAQDARTKELIAIEGDRKDTALFVLLLWELTQRYPQAKKIHVVLDNYAIHTTRLVRESLATPLGRRLRLHFLPPYCPDHNRIERTWEDLHANVTRNHKCSTMPQLMRNVRSYIRRHNHRRPAAL
- a CDS encoding DUF6117 family protein, whose protein sequence is MPLSAGDRANFDTLLRAVCAGDAALVAFATLGSGESVSVICAVQPTSGGEVELVPLAQLFRENPYELLQPLN